A genomic segment from Sciurus carolinensis chromosome 1, mSciCar1.2, whole genome shotgun sequence encodes:
- the Rbm12b gene encoding LOW QUALITY PROTEIN: RNA-binding protein 12B (The sequence of the model RefSeq protein was modified relative to this genomic sequence to represent the inferred CDS: deleted 1 base in 1 codon), translated as MAVVIRLLGLPFIAGPVDIRHFFTGLTIPDGGVHIIGGEVGEAFIIFATDEDARRAISRSGGFIKDSSVELFLSSKAEMQKTIEMKRTDRVGRGRPGSGASGVGSLSNFIEAMKEEESNSGYGSSMNQDAGFHTNGTGLDDLRPRKTRPLKAENPYLFLRGLPYLVNEDDVRVFFSGLCVDGVIFLKHHDGRNNGDAIVKFASCIDASGGLKCHRSFMGSRFIEVMQGSEQQWIEFGGNAVKEDEVVIRSEEHSPPRGINDRHFRKRSHSKSPRRTRSRSPLGFYVHLKNLSLSIDKRDLRNFFRDTDLTNEQIKFLYKDERRTRYAFVMFKTLKDYNTALGLHKTVLQYRPVHIDPVSRKQMLKFIECYEKKRPEKEKPGHVSQKYSQESYSGQKLCIYIRNFPFDVTKVEVQKFFADFSLAEDDIYLLFDDKGVGLGEALVKFKSEEQAIKAERLNRRRFLGTEVLLRLISEAQMQEFGVNFSLKSSEKIQARSESHDRDDHSHLFDPKDPPIYSVGPSENFRYQLEDLRQLDNFKHPQGYFRQPDRRPPEDFRHSPEDFRFPPEDFRHSPEGFRHPREEHFRRPPEEDFRRPREEDWRRPLEEDWRWPPEEDFRRPPEEDFRRPWEEDFRCPVEEDFRRPREEDFRQPPEEDFRRPPEEDFRHSPEEDFRRSPLEHFRRPPQEHFRRPPQEHFRRPPQEHFRRPPQEHFRRPPQEHFRRPPQEHFRRPPPEHFRRPPPEHFRRSREEDFRHMPDEDFRGPPNEDFRHPPDEDFRSPQEEDFRSPSDEDFRQLPEEDLREIPEEDPRLPDNFRPPGEDFRSPPDDFRSHRPFVNFGRPEGGKFDFGKRNMGGFPEGRFMPDQKLNCGSGRVTPVKIMNLPFKANVNEILDFFHGYRIIPDSVSIQYNEQGLPTGEAIVAMINYNEAMAAIKDLNDRPVGPRKVKLILL; from the exons ATGGCTGTAGTCATCCGTTTACTGGGGCTTCCTTTTATTGCGGGGCCTGTGGATATTCGTCACTTCTTCACGGGATTGACTATTCCTGATGGAGGAGTGCATATAATTGGAGGGGAAGTAGGGgaggcttttattatttttgcaacaGATGAAGATGCAAGACGTGCCATAAGTCGTTCAGGAGGGTTTATCAAGGATTCATCTGTAGAGCTCTTTCTTAGTAGCAAGGCAGAAATGCAGAagactatagaaatgaaaagaactgaTCGTGTAGGAAGAGGGCGACCAGGATCTGGGGCATCAGGGGTTGGCAGCCTATCAAATTTTATTGAGGctatgaaggaagaagaaagtaattCTGGATATGGCTCTTCAATGAATCAAGATGCTGGGTTTCATACTAATGGTACAGGACTTGATGATTTAAGGCCAAGAAAGACAAGGCCATTGAAGGCCGAGAATCCATATTTGTTTCTACGAGGTCTGCCTTACTTAGTAAATGAAGATGATGTACGTGTCTTTTTCTCTGGCTTGTGTGTGGATGGAGTGATTTTCTTAAAACATCATGATGGCCGAAATAATGGTGATGCCATAGTAAAATTTGCTTCGTGTATTGATGCTTCAGGAGGTCTTAAGTGCCATAGAAGTTTTATGGGTTCAAGATTTATAGAAGTAATGCAGGGCTCAGAACAACAGTGGATTGAGTTTGGTGGTAATGCAGTTAAGGAGGATGAAGTCGTCATAAGATCTGAAGAACATTCTCCTCCAAGAGGAATTAATGATAGACATTTTCGAAAACGGTCTCATTCAAAATCTCCCAGAAGAACACGTTCTCGCTCCCCTCTTGGATTTTATGTTCACTTAAAAAATCTGTCGCTAAGTATTGACAAAAGagatttgagaaatttctttAGAGACACTGATCTGACTAATGAAcagattaaatttttatataaagatgAAAGAAGAACACGATATGCCTTTGTGATGTTCAAGACTCTGAAAGACTATAATACTGCTCTTGGTTTACATAAGACTGTTTTACAGTATCGTCCAGTTCATATTGATCCAGTTTCTAGAAAGCAAATGCTGAAGTTCATTGAATGCTATGAGAAGAAGAGACCAGAGAAAGAGAAGCCTGGACATGTTTCACAAAAATATTCTCAAGAAAGCTATTCTGGCCAGAAgctgtgtatatatataagaaattttCCATTCGATGTTACAAAAGTTGAAGTGCAAAAGTTCTTTGCAGACTTTTCTCTTGCAGAGGATGACATTTACTTGCTTTTTGATGACAAAGGAGTTGGTTTGGGAGAAGCACTGGTGAAATTTAAATCAGAAGAACAGGCTATTAAAGCTGAACGTTTA AACCGAAGAAGATTCTTAGGGACCGAGGTATTGTTAAGACTTATATCTGAGGCACAAATGCAGGAGTTTGGTGTAAATTTTTCCTTGAAGTCCAGTGAGAAAATACAAGCCCGTTCAGAGTCACATGATAGAGATGACCATTCCCATTTATTTGACCCAAAAGACCCACCTATATACTCAGTGGGCCCTTCTGAAAACTTTAGGTATCAGCTAGAGGACTTGAGGCAACTAGATAACTTCAAGCATCCCCAGGGATATTTCCGACAGCCTGATAGGCGCCCTCCAGAAGACTTCAGACACTCTCCAGAAGACTTCAGATTCCCTCCGGAGGACTTCAGGCACTCCCCAGAGGGCTTTAGGCACCCTCGGGAAGAGCACTTCAGGCGGCCTCCTGAGGAAGACTTCAGGCGGCCTCGGGAGGAAGACTGGAGACGGCCTCTTGAGGAAGATTGGAGGTGGCCACCGGAGGAGGACTTCAGGCGCCCACCAGAGGAGGACTTCAGGCGCCCCTGGGAAGAAGACTTCAGGTGCCCCGTGGAGGAGGACTTCAGGCGTCCTAGGGAAGAGGACTTCAGGCAGCCCCCTGAGGAGGACTTCAGGAGACCCCCTGAGGAGGATTTCAGGCATTCCCCTGAGGAGGACTTCAGGCGGTCACCCCTGGAGCACTTCAGACGACCACCCCAGGAGCACTTCAGGCGCCCGCCCCAGGAGCACTTCAGGCGCCCGCCCCAGGAGCACTTCAGGCGCCCGCCCCAGGAGCATTTCAGGCGGCCACCCCAGGAGCACTTTAGGCGGCCACCCCAGGAGCACTTCAGGCGGCCACCTCCAGAGCATTTCAGGCGGCCACCCCCAGAGCATTTCAGGCGCTCCCGAGAGGAAGATTTCAGGCATATGCCAGACGAAGACTTCAGGGGCCCTCCAAATGAGGACTTTAGGCACCCTCCTGATGAGGACTTCAGGAGTCCCCAGGAAGAAGATTTTAGATCCCCTTCCGATGAGGATTTCAGGCAGCTCCCGGAGGAAGACCTCAGAGAAATTCCAGAGGAGGATCCTAGACTTCCTGACAATTTTAGACCTCCTGGTGAGGATTTTAGGAGCCCACCTGATGATTTTAGAAGTCATCGCCCTTTTGTGAATTTTGGTCGCCCAGAAGGTGGCAAATTTGATTTTGGAAAGCGTAATATGGGAGGTTTTCCTGAAGGGAGATTTATGCCTGATCAGAAGTTAAATTGTGGTTCAGGTAGAGTAACTCCTGTTAAGATAATGAATCTTCCATTTAAAGCTAATGTTAATGAAATTTTAGACTTTTTCCATGGTTATAGAATCATACCTGATTCAGTTTCAATACAGTATAATGAGCAAGGATTGCCTACAGGGGAAGCCATTGTAGCTATGATAAACTATAATGAAGCCATGGCTGCTATTAAAGATCTAAATGATAGGCCAGTTGGCCCCCGCAAAGTTAAGCTAATTTTGCTTTAG